The Nitrospira tepida genome includes a window with the following:
- the argH gene encoding argininosuccinate lyase translates to MKAWAGRFGEETNRLVEAFTASVQFDQRLYSWDIQGSLAHCRTLQRAGILTATEAKTLIRGLEQVQAELDRKRFRFHPGDEDIHMAIERRLTELVGPVGGKLHTGRSRNDQVATDLRLYLRDMLATLRSRLEALQRAFVSQARANLGIVMPGYTHLQRAQPVLVSHHWLAYVEMLERDKGRLADALVRLNVMPLGSGALAGTNYPVDRQYTAQLLSFPAVSQNSLDAVSDRDFVVEVLAALAVLMMHLSRLSEELILWASQEFRFVDLPDRFCTGSSMMPQKKNPDVPELVRGKTGRVYGHLMGMLTTLKGLPLSYNRDMQEDKEALFDALDTAQASVEVLAELVQGLRVNRPVVEQAAEVGGMLATELADYLVLKGLPFRETHAIVGQIVRYCIEKRRELADLSLGELKRFAKQFEADVMERLTVQGAIERKSQTGGTGRQAVAARLVAWEKRLA, encoded by the coding sequence CTGAAGGCCTGGGCCGGGCGGTTCGGCGAAGAGACGAATCGCCTCGTGGAAGCCTTTACCGCTTCCGTGCAGTTCGATCAACGGCTCTACTCCTGGGACATTCAAGGCAGCCTGGCCCATTGCCGGACGCTCCAACGCGCCGGCATCCTCACGGCCACAGAGGCCAAGACCCTGATCCGGGGGCTCGAACAGGTGCAAGCCGAATTGGACCGGAAGCGCTTCCGGTTTCATCCCGGCGACGAGGACATCCACATGGCCATCGAGCGGCGGCTGACCGAGCTGGTGGGTCCGGTGGGCGGCAAGCTCCATACCGGGCGCAGCCGTAACGACCAGGTGGCCACGGACCTGCGCCTGTATCTGCGCGACATGCTTGCAACCCTTCGCAGCAGGCTGGAAGCCCTGCAGCGCGCGTTTGTCTCTCAGGCTCGGGCCAATCTCGGCATCGTCATGCCGGGCTATACCCACTTGCAGCGGGCTCAGCCGGTGCTGGTGTCGCACCACTGGCTGGCCTACGTCGAAATGTTGGAGCGGGACAAGGGACGGCTGGCCGACGCCCTTGTTCGCCTAAATGTGATGCCCCTTGGCTCCGGGGCGCTGGCCGGCACGAACTATCCCGTTGATCGGCAGTACACGGCTCAGCTCCTTTCGTTCCCGGCTGTATCACAGAACAGCCTGGACGCCGTCTCGGACCGGGACTTCGTCGTCGAAGTCTTGGCTGCCTTGGCGGTGCTGATGATGCATCTGTCCCGGCTCAGCGAAGAACTGATCCTCTGGGCCTCGCAGGAGTTCCGCTTTGTGGATCTTCCCGATCGGTTTTGCACCGGCAGCAGCATGATGCCGCAGAAAAAGAACCCCGACGTTCCGGAGCTGGTGCGCGGGAAAACCGGCCGGGTGTACGGCCATCTGATGGGGATGCTGACGACCCTCAAGGGCCTGCCGTTGAGTTACAACCGCGATATGCAGGAAGATAAGGAGGCCTTGTTTGACGCGCTGGACACGGCCCAGGCGTCGGTGGAGGTGCTCGCCGAGTTGGTCCAGGGACTCCGCGTAAACCGCCCTGTCGTCGAGCAGGCAGCGGAGGTCGGGGGCATGTTGGCCACGGAGCTGGCGGATTATCTCGTGCTCAAGGGCCTTCCCTTCCGCGAGACCCACGCGATTGTCGGACAGATCGTCCGGTACTGCATCGAGAAGCGCCGCGAGCTGGCCGATCTCTCGCTCGGCGAGCTCAAGCGGTTCGCGAAGCAATTCGAAGCCGACGTCATGGAACGGCTGACCGTGCAGGGCGCGATCGAACGGAAAAGCCAGACCGGCGGCACGGGCCGGCAGGCCGTCGCGGCCCGGCTGGTGGCATGGGAGAAGCGCCTGGCATGA
- a CDS encoding argininosuccinate synthase codes for MKPTTLKKVVLAYSGGLDTSVILKWLQETYGCEVIAFCADLGQGEDLRAIKAKATALGVRKVYVEDLREVFVKDHIFPMLRGNAVYEGSYLLGTSIARPLIAKRQVEIAVKEGAEAVSHGATGKGNDQVRFELTYLAIAPSVKIIAPWREWSFKSRRELIEYAEKHGIPVTATKAKPYSMDMNLFHISYEGGILEDPWEAPPEEMFQLTVSPERAPDKPRIVDLEYEQGNPVAVDGKRLSPAKLLAHLNRLGAEHGIGRVDLVENRYVGMKSRGVYETPGGTILHVAHRALESLTLDREVLHLRDSLIPRYAELIYYGYWYAPERDMIQKAIDEAQQDVWGTVRVKLYKGSCTVVGRRSDRSLYRLDMATFEEDEVYRQRDAEGFIRLNALRLAIRAQRRTARTRR; via the coding sequence ATGAAACCGACGACATTGAAGAAAGTCGTGCTCGCCTATTCCGGCGGGCTGGATACCTCCGTGATCCTCAAGTGGCTCCAGGAGACCTATGGATGCGAGGTGATCGCCTTTTGCGCCGATCTGGGACAGGGTGAAGACCTCAGAGCCATCAAGGCCAAGGCCACCGCGCTGGGCGTCCGCAAGGTCTATGTCGAGGACCTGCGCGAGGTCTTCGTGAAAGACCACATCTTCCCCATGTTGCGGGGCAACGCCGTCTACGAAGGCAGCTACCTGCTGGGCACCTCGATCGCCCGCCCGCTGATCGCCAAACGTCAGGTGGAGATCGCGGTCAAGGAAGGGGCGGAGGCGGTCTCGCACGGAGCGACCGGCAAGGGCAACGATCAGGTCCGTTTCGAGCTGACCTATCTGGCCATCGCGCCGTCGGTGAAGATCATCGCTCCCTGGCGCGAATGGTCGTTCAAATCCAGGCGCGAACTGATCGAGTACGCGGAGAAGCACGGGATCCCAGTGACCGCCACCAAGGCGAAACCCTACAGCATGGACATGAACCTCTTTCACATCAGCTACGAAGGGGGCATTCTGGAAGATCCCTGGGAGGCGCCGCCGGAGGAGATGTTCCAGCTCACGGTCTCGCCGGAGCGAGCGCCGGACAAGCCGCGGATCGTGGATCTCGAGTATGAGCAGGGCAATCCGGTCGCCGTCGACGGCAAACGCCTCTCGCCGGCCAAGCTCCTTGCGCATTTGAATCGACTGGGCGCCGAGCATGGGATCGGCCGGGTCGATCTGGTCGAAAATCGCTATGTCGGCATGAAGTCGCGCGGCGTGTACGAAACCCCGGGCGGAACCATCCTGCATGTGGCCCATCGGGCGCTGGAATCCCTGACGCTCGACCGGGAGGTGCTCCATCTGCGCGACAGCTTGATCCCTCGGTACGCGGAGCTGATCTACTACGGCTATTGGTACGCCCCCGAACGGGACATGATCCAGAAGGCGATCGACGAGGCGCAACAGGATGTCTGGGGCACGGTGCGCGTCAAGCTGTACAAGGGTTCCTGCACGGTCGTCGGCCGGCGGTCCGACCGCTCGCTCTACCGGTTGGACATGGCCACGTTCGAGGAAGACGAAGTCTATCGGCAGCGGGACGCGGAGGGCTTCATCCGGTTGAACGCGCTGCGTTTGGCGATCCGCGCGCAACGTCGCACCGCGAGGACGCGCCGGTGA
- the argF gene encoding ornithine carbamoyltransferase has translation MARSARTAGRTSPLRTIQKDLLSLASVPRESVQALLLLAARLKDMQRRGKPHAWLAGRTIGLLFQKASTRTRVSFEVGMNQLGGQALFLPIGDIQLSRGESIADTARVLSRYLDGLVIRTYDQTIVEEWAREATVPVINGLTDLHHPCQALSDLLTIQEKKGRLKALRLAYVGDGNNMTNSLIEAAVKVGMSVSCGCPKGYQPDSTVVEQARQEAAKTGSAIELSDDPEVAVKDADIVYTDVWISMGQEREQARRLKAFSDYQVNERLMKRARPDAIVMHCLPAHRGEEISAKVLDGPQSVVLDQAENRLHMQKAILVELVRPLGRAQT, from the coding sequence ATGGCTCGCTCGGCTCGCACAGCAGGTCGGACTTCTCCCCTTCGGACGATTCAGAAAGACCTGCTGTCGCTCGCGTCGGTTCCGCGCGAATCTGTACAGGCGCTCCTTTTGCTGGCGGCCAGGCTCAAGGACATGCAGCGGCGCGGTAAGCCCCATGCCTGGCTGGCCGGCCGCACGATCGGCCTGCTGTTTCAGAAGGCCTCGACCCGCACGAGGGTGTCGTTCGAAGTCGGCATGAATCAGTTGGGCGGCCAGGCCCTGTTCCTGCCGATCGGAGACATTCAACTGTCCCGCGGCGAGAGTATCGCCGATACGGCCCGGGTGTTGTCCCGCTATCTGGACGGGTTGGTGATCCGCACCTACGATCAGACCATTGTTGAAGAATGGGCCCGTGAAGCGACCGTGCCGGTCATCAACGGTCTGACCGATCTGCACCATCCCTGTCAGGCCCTGTCCGATCTTCTGACGATCCAGGAAAAGAAGGGGCGCCTCAAGGCCCTGCGCCTCGCCTATGTTGGGGATGGGAACAACATGACCAACTCGTTGATCGAAGCGGCCGTCAAAGTAGGCATGTCCGTGAGTTGCGGCTGTCCCAAGGGCTATCAACCGGATTCAACGGTGGTCGAGCAGGCCCGCCAGGAAGCGGCCAAGACCGGATCGGCGATCGAGCTGTCTGACGATCCGGAAGTCGCGGTCAAGGACGCGGATATTGTCTATACCGACGTATGGATCAGCATGGGGCAGGAGCGGGAACAGGCCCGCCGGCTCAAGGCCTTCAGCGACTATCAAGTGAACGAACGGTTGATGAAACGGGCGCGGCCGGACGCGATCGTCATGCATTGCCTGCCGGCGCATCGCGGCGAGGAAATCAGCGCCAAGGTGCTGGATGGCCCGCAATCCGTCGTGCTGGACCAGGCCGAAAACCGCCTGCACATGCAGAAAGCGATTCTGGTGGAACTTGTGCGGCCGCTGGGCCGCGCGCAGACGTGA
- a CDS encoding acetylornithine transaminase encodes MLTEEVRREADQYLMNTYARLPLSIARGRGARVYDLEGREYIDFVGGIAVNLLGHGHPDLVLAIQKQVVHLIHASNLYYTEPQVKLAKALVEHSFADKVFFCNSGAEANEAAIKLARRYAHDKHGSGRFQIITMKNSFHGRTLATLTATGQEKVQKGFEPLMPGFTYVPFNNLEALEQALSDQTAAIMLEPVQAEGGVHVVHQAYLARVRELCRERDILLIFDEVQTGMGRTGTLFAYEQLGVQPDIMTLAKGLGGGVPIGACLATNAVAKAFTPGSHASTFGGNPLACTAGLTVMQVLLEGRVLDHAKRMGDYLAKGLQDCKDRQPSVKEVRGLGLLQGMELAVDGKAVVEKAQSRGLLLNCTMDRVLRFVPPLVITQAEIDRLLDVLPHLIPAATQAGHHN; translated from the coding sequence ATGTTGACGGAAGAAGTTCGGCGGGAAGCCGATCAGTATCTGATGAACACCTACGCGCGGCTGCCGCTCTCGATTGCGCGGGGTCGCGGCGCCAGAGTCTACGACCTGGAAGGGCGCGAGTATATCGATTTTGTGGGGGGCATCGCCGTCAATCTGCTCGGGCACGGCCATCCTGACCTTGTGCTGGCCATTCAAAAGCAGGTGGTCCATTTGATCCATGCCTCCAACCTCTATTACACCGAGCCACAGGTGAAGCTGGCCAAGGCCCTCGTCGAGCACTCCTTTGCCGACAAGGTCTTTTTCTGTAACAGCGGCGCCGAAGCGAACGAAGCGGCGATCAAGCTGGCCCGCCGGTACGCCCACGACAAGCACGGTTCGGGCCGCTTCCAGATCATCACGATGAAGAACTCCTTTCACGGACGGACGCTCGCGACCCTGACGGCGACCGGCCAAGAGAAGGTCCAGAAGGGCTTCGAGCCGTTGATGCCGGGCTTCACTTACGTGCCCTTCAACAATTTGGAGGCGCTAGAGCAGGCGCTCTCCGATCAGACGGCGGCGATCATGCTGGAACCGGTACAGGCAGAAGGCGGCGTCCACGTTGTCCATCAGGCCTATCTCGCCCGCGTCCGCGAACTCTGCCGGGAGCGGGACATCCTGTTGATCTTCGATGAAGTACAGACCGGCATGGGCCGGACCGGCACCCTCTTCGCCTACGAACAGTTGGGGGTTCAGCCGGATATCATGACCCTGGCTAAAGGGTTGGGGGGCGGCGTTCCTATCGGCGCCTGCCTGGCGACCAATGCGGTAGCCAAAGCCTTCACGCCCGGCTCCCACGCCTCGACCTTCGGCGGGAACCCCTTGGCCTGCACGGCGGGACTGACGGTCATGCAGGTCCTCTTGGAGGGCCGGGTCCTTGACCATGCCAAGCGCATGGGGGACTATCTGGCCAAGGGCCTGCAGGACTGCAAGGACCGCCAGCCGAGCGTGAAGGAAGTGCGAGGCCTGGGACTCCTCCAAGGGATGGAGCTGGCCGTGGATGGAAAGGCGGTGGTGGAAAAGGCCCAGTCGAGAGGGTTGCTCCTCAATTGTACGATGGATCGGGTGCTCCGGTTCGTTCCGCCGCTGGTGATCACGCAGGCCGAGATCGATCGCCTGCTCGATGTCCTGCCCCACCTCATTCCGGCCGCGACACAGGCCGGTCACCATAACTAA
- a CDS encoding zinc-ribbon domain-containing protein, which yields MGLCPQCGNSNADDAKFCSQCGVGLGGPAPAAPTATVSDPALAEQEQAWRQFIGPKADHYLKKFTKFTSPSGPKFALTWNWPAFVFEPFLWFLYRKMYLYALVYAIGPVLAFYFTQDWSADMVWRIMAGASANYLYFWHIKEQLADIRRQAGFDNTLRDRLIRDAGGVQAYVVWVGVGLLVLKFALVLFMLQQGRAGDGSFPIPKPSGAPARSVSLSPASIVQDSDQARRPGASG from the coding sequence ATGGGCCTCTGTCCTCAATGCGGCAACAGCAACGCCGACGACGCGAAGTTTTGCAGCCAATGCGGCGTGGGACTCGGCGGTCCGGCGCCGGCTGCTCCAACCGCCACGGTAAGCGATCCGGCCCTGGCGGAACAGGAACAGGCCTGGCGGCAGTTCATCGGTCCTAAAGCCGACCACTATCTCAAAAAATTCACCAAGTTCACCTCACCCTCCGGCCCGAAATTTGCGCTGACCTGGAACTGGCCGGCCTTTGTGTTCGAGCCCTTTCTCTGGTTCCTCTACAGAAAAATGTATCTCTACGCCCTGGTCTACGCGATCGGCCCGGTGCTGGCGTTTTACTTCACGCAGGATTGGTCTGCCGACATGGTGTGGCGGATCATGGCGGGCGCGAGCGCGAACTATCTCTACTTCTGGCACATCAAGGAACAGTTGGCCGACATCCGGCGACAGGCGGGGTTCGACAATACCTTGCGGGATCGGTTGATTCGCGATGCCGGCGGCGTGCAGGCCTATGTGGTCTGGGTGGGCGTCGGCCTACTGGTATTGAAGTTCGCCCTGGTCCTGTTCATGTTGCAGCAGGGGCGGGCCGGCGACGGCAGTTTCCCGATTCCGAAACCGTCCGGCGCGCCCGCCCGGTCCGTGTCCCTCTCTCCGGCCTCCATCGTTCAGGACTCCGATCAGGCGCGGCGTCCAGGGGCCAGCGGATAG
- a CDS encoding 2,3-bisphosphoglycerate-dependent phosphoglycerate mutase has product MGMAVLIRHGESQWNLENRFTGWVDVPLSPRGEEEAKKAGAKLKGYRFDVAFVSALKRAQDTLAIVLRELNQTDIPTYQDQALNERHYGDLQGLNKAETAQKFGEQQVKIWRRSFDIKPPGGESLKDTAERVLPYYEANIKPHIVAGRSVIIAAHGNSLRALVMHLDRLTPEQVLELNIPTGAPLLYEFDSAGVPLAHRYL; this is encoded by the coding sequence ATGGGCATGGCGGTATTGATCCGGCACGGCGAGTCTCAGTGGAATCTGGAGAACCGGTTTACCGGATGGGTCGATGTGCCCTTGTCTCCACGCGGCGAGGAAGAGGCGAAGAAGGCCGGGGCGAAGCTCAAGGGCTATCGCTTCGACGTCGCCTTCGTTTCGGCGCTCAAGCGGGCGCAGGATACGCTCGCGATCGTGTTGCGCGAGCTGAATCAGACCGATATTCCGACCTACCAGGACCAGGCCTTGAACGAGCGGCATTACGGCGACCTGCAGGGGCTCAACAAGGCGGAGACGGCGCAGAAGTTCGGCGAGCAGCAGGTGAAGATCTGGCGCCGGAGCTTCGATATCAAACCGCCGGGCGGGGAAAGTCTGAAAGATACGGCCGAGCGGGTGCTGCCCTACTATGAGGCGAACATCAAGCCGCACATCGTCGCGGGACGATCCGTCATCATTGCCGCCCACGGCAACAGCCTGCGCGCCCTGGTCATGCACCTTGACCGGCTCACGCCGGAGCAGGTGCTGGAACTGAACATCCCCACCGGCGCCCCGCTGCTCTATGAGTTTGATTCCGCGGGCGTCCCGTTAGCTCACCGCTATCTCTAA
- a CDS encoding outer membrane beta-barrel protein produces MMTALRGLALWLTLWALLSGVASAQAQESRFGFTTDLGLLSGSPDGTMFAVSFGLDYYVDPSFSFGLLTLFTPASDLNTYGFAGVAKYHIRLDRVTLVPFAGLGFMHMSLDAGGPPRVDASDTSHWIPLGISAEYPVTSGIALSTTVMVNLHAVRLSPLERDDTSIAALFGVHFGP; encoded by the coding sequence ATGATGACGGCATTGCGAGGACTTGCCCTCTGGCTCACTCTCTGGGCGCTGTTGTCGGGGGTTGCTTCCGCTCAGGCTCAGGAGTCACGGTTCGGGTTTACGACCGATCTGGGCCTGCTCAGCGGTTCGCCGGACGGCACCATGTTCGCGGTAAGCTTTGGACTGGACTATTACGTCGATCCGTCGTTCTCATTCGGCCTCCTGACGCTCTTTACCCCGGCCAGCGATCTCAATACCTACGGTTTTGCCGGTGTCGCGAAATATCACATTCGACTGGATCGAGTGACCCTGGTCCCGTTCGCCGGATTGGGTTTCATGCACATGAGCCTGGATGCCGGCGGGCCTCCCCGGGTCGATGCCAGCGACACGAGCCACTGGATTCCGCTCGGGATCAGCGCCGAATATCCGGTCACGTCCGGTATTGCGCTCTCCACGACCGTGATGGTGAACCTCCACGCCGTCCGCCTCTCGCCCCTTGAACGAGACGATACCAGCATCGCAGCCCTCTTCGGCGTGCACTTCGGTCCGTGA
- a CDS encoding DUF5666 domain-containing protein: protein MTQSRLRPRSLLLFIAVALTACGPGAQQGGGIGGTGGIASVSTGPVTGFGSVFVSGDEYDTTNTLFQVDRQAGADQNQLKKGMVVVVEASVLQDDASKKILQRTANRIVYTDTVEGPVQAVAPDGHSLVALGQTVLVTGTTIIDGSVPGQDVTSLTPEVDLLEISGFVLGDGVIVATLIERKAGSPDYEIKGFVKNHDADRALFQIGALTVHYGGADISLMPSPNGNAWNGLPIDALGRAFSLPQPGQPDGVLTATRIAPETIGNQDTRLAEIEGFVTQVLSPSEFFVGNIRVRIDADTQFEGGTPSDIGPGVRLEVDGLLSNNILTAARVEFNDRIKLESDVATINSQDGASGTVTLAGFPDTIIRVNSQTRFKGQGAPARLGDLQVGAHITVRGEPLNGGALATEITVLLASASVVFQGPLDSAANPLLMILNSAIDTSAIPDSGFRDASDSPIGRIAFFNSLAPGLIVELEGTWIGGAIQWREAELQQ, encoded by the coding sequence ATGACACAGTCCCGGCTGCGCCCCCGCTCTTTGCTCTTATTCATCGCCGTCGCGCTGACCGCCTGCGGCCCCGGCGCGCAGCAAGGCGGGGGCATCGGCGGGACCGGCGGCATCGCCAGCGTGTCTACCGGACCCGTCACCGGATTCGGGAGCGTCTTTGTTTCGGGGGATGAATACGACACCACCAACACGTTGTTCCAGGTCGATCGGCAGGCAGGGGCCGACCAGAATCAGCTCAAGAAGGGGATGGTCGTGGTCGTCGAGGCCAGCGTGCTGCAAGACGATGCCAGCAAAAAAATTCTCCAGCGGACGGCGAATCGGATCGTCTATACGGACACGGTGGAGGGGCCGGTTCAGGCCGTCGCCCCGGACGGCCACAGCCTGGTGGCGCTCGGACAGACCGTGCTCGTGACCGGAACGACCATCATCGACGGCAGCGTACCGGGCCAGGATGTCACCAGCTTGACGCCCGAGGTGGACCTGCTCGAGATCAGCGGGTTCGTGCTCGGCGACGGAGTGATCGTGGCGACGCTGATCGAGCGAAAGGCCGGCTCGCCCGATTACGAGATCAAGGGGTTCGTCAAGAACCACGATGCCGACCGCGCCCTGTTCCAGATCGGAGCGCTCACGGTTCACTATGGCGGAGCGGACATCAGCCTCATGCCGAGCCCCAACGGCAATGCCTGGAACGGGCTCCCGATCGACGCGCTCGGACGCGCGTTCAGCCTACCGCAACCTGGGCAACCCGACGGGGTCCTAACGGCGACCAGGATCGCTCCCGAAACGATCGGCAATCAGGACACCAGGCTGGCCGAAATTGAAGGTTTTGTGACCCAGGTTCTCAGCCCGAGCGAGTTTTTCGTCGGCAACATTCGGGTCCGTATCGACGCCGACACCCAATTCGAGGGCGGCACGCCGAGCGACATCGGGCCCGGCGTGCGATTGGAAGTCGACGGACTCCTGAGCAACAACATCCTCACCGCCGCCCGGGTCGAGTTCAATGATCGGATCAAGCTGGAGTCCGACGTCGCGACCATCAACAGCCAGGACGGCGCCAGCGGAACGGTGACGTTGGCCGGCTTCCCCGACACGATCATCCGCGTCAACAGCCAAACCCGGTTCAAGGGCCAAGGCGCGCCCGCCCGATTGGGGGATCTACAGGTCGGCGCTCACATCACGGTTCGAGGAGAACCGCTCAACGGAGGGGCGCTGGCCACGGAGATCACGGTCCTGCTCGCCTCCGCCTCGGTTGTCTTTCAAGGGCCGCTGGATTCGGCCGCCAATCCCCTATTGATGATTCTCAACAGCGCAATCGATACTTCCGCCATACCGGACTCCGGATTCAGAGACGCGAGCGACTCACCGATTGGACGGATCGCGTTCTTCAATTCCCTCGCCCCGGGCCTGATCGTGGAGTTGGAAGGAACCTGGATTGGCGGTGCGATCCAATGGCGTGAGGCCGAGCTGCAGCAGTGA
- a CDS encoding DUF6502 family protein — MPSSQTEALCVATRVLLRPLIRIFLRHGLPAKAFFDLAKQVYVEVAKTEFGIGGKAATTSRIAILTGLTRKDVQRLLAAPHRDEAAMSEQYNRAARVIAGWLKDEDFSDHKGHPAPLPVEGERRAFSELVRRYSGDMPPRAMLDELLRVGAVKRIKDGRVCLVERAYVPERGIAQKLNILGADTADLIATIEHNLYVNPQKPRFQRKVMYDNVPADTAKEFHAIAAARGQELLEALDRWLAHRDRDVNPAVKGTGRVRLGIGIYHFEESLDPETKRKPS, encoded by the coding sequence ATGCCTTCATCGCAAACTGAGGCCCTGTGCGTCGCCACGCGGGTGTTGCTCCGCCCCCTCATCCGCATATTCCTGCGGCATGGCCTGCCCGCGAAGGCCTTCTTCGACCTGGCGAAACAGGTGTATGTCGAGGTGGCGAAAACGGAATTCGGCATCGGGGGGAAGGCGGCCACGACCTCGCGCATCGCCATCCTGACCGGACTCACCCGCAAGGATGTCCAGCGGCTGTTGGCCGCTCCTCACCGGGACGAGGCGGCGATGTCGGAACAGTACAATCGGGCCGCCCGCGTGATCGCGGGCTGGTTAAAGGACGAGGATTTCAGCGACCACAAGGGGCATCCGGCCCCCCTTCCGGTCGAAGGCGAGCGCCGTGCGTTCTCGGAGTTGGTCAGACGGTACAGCGGGGACATGCCGCCGCGCGCCATGCTGGACGAATTGCTCCGGGTGGGAGCCGTCAAGCGGATCAAGGATGGCCGCGTCTGTCTGGTTGAGCGGGCGTACGTGCCTGAAAGGGGCATCGCGCAGAAGCTCAATATCCTCGGCGCCGATACCGCCGATTTGATCGCCACGATCGAACATAACCTGTACGTCAACCCCCAGAAGCCCCGCTTCCAGCGCAAGGTGATGTACGACAACGTGCCGGCCGACACGGCGAAGGAGTTCCACGCCATCGCCGCCGCCCGCGGACAGGAGTTGTTGGAAGCCTTGGACCGCTGGTTGGCGCATCGAGACCGTGACGTGAACCCAGCCGTCAAGGGGACCGGCCGAGTTCGTCTTGGAATCGGCATCTACCATTTTGAAGAGTCCCTCGATCCCGAGACGAAACGAAAGCCGTCATGA
- a CDS encoding tyrosine-protein phosphatase, translated as MRIGFRSNSHPGTVAFKKCVLVCLAVILIAPAAYGVYRWEQGNFAVVSAEAVYRSRQLDAHELADIIRHYRIRSILNLRGKNHGADWYREEVWAAGILNVHLYDYGISANRDLDEAEIADLIAILHDAPKPLLIHCKSGADRTSLVAALYLYEVEGISSSTASNQLSLLYGHLPALLGSSTQAMDRTFWRHVGGYRLLR; from the coding sequence ATGCGCATCGGTTTTCGCTCCAACAGCCATCCGGGAACAGTCGCGTTCAAGAAGTGCGTGCTCGTTTGCCTGGCCGTCATCCTCATCGCGCCGGCTGCGTACGGGGTCTACCGCTGGGAGCAGGGGAATTTCGCCGTCGTGTCAGCCGAGGCCGTCTACCGCTCCCGGCAATTGGACGCGCATGAATTGGCGGACATCATTCGGCATTACCGCATCCGCAGTATCCTGAATCTCCGCGGAAAGAATCATGGCGCCGACTGGTACCGCGAGGAGGTATGGGCCGCGGGCATCTTGAACGTGCACCTGTACGACTACGGCATCTCCGCGAATCGCGATTTGGATGAGGCCGAGATTGCGGACCTCATCGCGATCCTGCATGACGCGCCCAAGCCCCTCTTGATTCATTGCAAATCCGGAGCGGATCGAACCTCGCTGGTCGCCGCCCTCTATTTGTACGAAGTCGAAGGGATCAGTTCCTCGACGGCGTCGAACCAACTCTCCCTCCTCTACGGCCATCTCCCCGCCCTCCTCGGCAGCTCCACCCAAGCCATGGACCGAACCTTCTGGCGGCATGTGGGCGGGTATAGGCTGCTGCGGTAA